From the Clostridium sp. Marseille-P299 genome, one window contains:
- a CDS encoding MATE family efflux transporter, which produces MTEGRISKKIVLFAMPIFLGNLFQQLYNVVDSLVVGNVLGKNALAAVSSSGSLIFLIVGFINGIFVGAGVVIARYFGEKNIKDLKIAVHTTIAFGLLAGIVVTVAGMGLTPYMLKMMGTPADVLPDSIMYFRLYFAGGIGIVMYNTCMGIFQAIGDSKHPLYYLIISAITNVVLDLLFVAVFDFGIAGAAVATVISQFVSAILSFIKLMKVDGVHKVEIDKIRIHKKMLVKILKMGIPTGVQNSVIGFANVIVQSNINAFGSIAMAGSGSYSKLEGFAFLPITSFSVALTTFIGQNLGAKNYERAKKGARFGIWTGVLLAESVGALLWIFAPVLIRLFNNQPEVIEIGVMQSRTEGLFYCLLALSHCLSGILRGAGKSTIPMFVMLICWCGIRITYIVTMVNLIPDIRVIFWAYPLTWFLSSVIFIIYYKKADWMCGYKEKLV; this is translated from the coding sequence TTGACAGAAGGAAGAATATCTAAAAAAATAGTTTTATTTGCAATGCCAATATTTTTAGGCAATTTATTTCAACAACTTTATAATGTAGTCGATTCCTTGGTTGTAGGGAATGTTCTTGGTAAAAATGCACTTGCTGCGGTTAGTTCATCAGGAAGTTTAATATTTTTAATAGTAGGCTTTATTAATGGTATTTTTGTTGGAGCAGGTGTAGTTATTGCCCGTTATTTTGGTGAGAAAAATATTAAAGACTTAAAAATAGCAGTACATACTACGATTGCTTTTGGACTATTGGCGGGTATAGTCGTAACCGTCGCTGGAATGGGTTTAACGCCATATATGCTTAAAATGATGGGGACGCCAGCGGACGTATTGCCAGATTCCATTATGTATTTTCGATTATATTTTGCTGGCGGTATCGGTATTGTAATGTACAATACGTGTATGGGAATCTTTCAAGCAATCGGAGATAGTAAACATCCACTATATTATCTTATTATATCGGCTATTACCAATGTTGTATTAGATTTATTATTTGTAGCTGTTTTTGATTTTGGAATCGCTGGTGCAGCGGTGGCTACTGTAATTTCACAGTTTGTTAGTGCTATTCTATCATTTATTAAACTTATGAAGGTAGATGGAGTACATAAAGTAGAAATAGATAAAATTCGTATTCATAAAAAAATGCTTGTTAAAATATTGAAAATGGGGATTCCAACGGGAGTTCAAAACTCCGTGATTGGTTTTGCCAATGTTATCGTTCAATCCAATATTAATGCCTTTGGTTCAATTGCTATGGCAGGAAGTGGAAGCTACTCAAAACTAGAAGGTTTTGCATTTTTACCGATTACAAGCTTTAGTGTTGCCTTAACTACTTTTATTGGGCAAAATCTTGGAGCTAAAAATTATGAACGTGCAAAAAAAGGTGCTCGCTTTGGAATTTGGACAGGTGTATTGTTAGCGGAATCGGTTGGTGCACTATTATGGATATTTGCACCGGTATTGATTCGATTATTTAATAATCAACCAGAAGTTATTGAAATTGGAGTAATGCAATCAAGAACAGAAGGTCTATTTTACTGTTTATTGGCATTATCCCACTGCTTATCTGGTATTTTACGAGGTGCTGGAAAATCAACAATACCGATGTTTGTAATGCTTATTTGTTGGTGTGGAATACGTATTACTTACATCGTTACTATGGTAAATTTAATACCAGATATTAGAGTGATATTCTGGGCATATCCACTTACTTGGTTTTTAAGTTCTGTTATTTTTATTATTTATTATAAAAAAGCAGATTGGATGTGTGGGTATAAGGAAAAGTTGGTTTAA
- a CDS encoding MerR family transcriptional regulator: MEKKLYKTGELAQLAGVSVRTIRYYDSKGILKPVEYSEAKYRLYDNKSVENLQKILMLKYVGFSLEQIEQLMKSEFANNDSNLKDSLAIQKELLVKKIKHMERMIEAIENTEKAENDAVWEMLIKVINLTTEKEIMDRQYQNDENLQKRINIHNYSTASEHWMRWIYKKLNFKSNMKILEIGCGNGLLWKENIEYLPENITIMLTDNSEGMLEKVKQVFSQNKESLERRNIKYEFLQIDADQIDIKEKTYDVVIANHMLFHVNNRDRLFEKIRNGLKEKGTFYCSTIGCKHMKELNDFVTKFDPNIYIPSENALKGFQLENGREQLLKHFVNVQMEVQENDLMVDNVDDIYEYVISYPGNAEELLSKKEKVFKKAIDKIINEKGYFYIHKSQGIFIAKMQ, encoded by the coding sequence ATGGAAAAAAAACTATATAAAACGGGAGAATTAGCGCAGTTAGCAGGAGTATCTGTTAGGACAATCCGCTATTATGATAGTAAGGGGATTCTAAAGCCAGTTGAGTATTCAGAAGCTAAGTATAGACTTTATGATAATAAATCTGTAGAAAACTTACAAAAGATATTAATGTTAAAGTATGTAGGATTTTCATTAGAACAGATTGAACAACTAATGAAGAGTGAATTCGCCAATAATGACTCTAACTTAAAAGATTCTTTAGCTATTCAGAAAGAACTTCTGGTAAAGAAAATAAAGCATATGGAACGTATGATAGAAGCAATAGAAAATACTGAAAAAGCAGAAAATGATGCGGTATGGGAAATGTTGATTAAAGTTATTAACCTAACAACTGAAAAAGAGATTATGGATAGACAATATCAAAATGACGAGAACTTGCAAAAACGAATTAACATTCATAATTATAGCACCGCATCTGAGCATTGGATGAGATGGATTTACAAGAAATTAAATTTTAAATCTAACATGAAGATATTAGAAATTGGATGTGGGAATGGACTCTTGTGGAAAGAAAATATTGAATATCTTCCAGAAAATATAACGATTATGCTAACCGACAACTCAGAAGGAATGCTGGAGAAAGTAAAACAAGTTTTTTCGCAGAATAAAGAAAGTCTTGAAAGAAGAAATATCAAATATGAGTTTTTGCAAATAGATGCAGATCAAATCGATATTAAAGAAAAGACTTATGATGTAGTAATTGCAAATCACATGCTTTTTCATGTAAATAATAGAGATCGTTTGTTTGAAAAAATAAGAAATGGATTAAAAGAAAAAGGTACATTTTATTGTTCCACCATTGGCTGTAAACATATGAAAGAATTAAATGATTTTGTTACAAAATTTGATCCTAATATTTATATTCCATCTGAAAATGCTCTCAAGGGTTTTCAATTAGAAAACGGCAGAGAACAATTATTAAAACATTTTGTGAATGTACAAATGGAAGTTCAAGAAAATGATTTAATGGTTGATAATGTAGACGATATCTATGAGTATGTAATTTCATACCCTGGTAATGCAGAGGAGTTATTAAGTAAAAAAGAAAAGGTATTTAAAAAGGCAATCGATAAAATAATTAATGAAAAAGGATACTTTTATATACATAAATCACAAGGAATATTTATTGCAAAAATGCAGTAA
- a CDS encoding sugar phosphate isomerase/epimerase family protein produces the protein MKLSISTGMYYRKDHNEILEIIKKSGFENIELFMNQSFVDLEENIIVDSILNHSLNAVSIHTPLEFIVFERKQNEEYWINKSCKLAIRLNSELINTHMVLGKNFESTDLTMDEIHKKNLLSRSLGSGIILTTENMPAYCKETFLGRYEEFSDFCLKENIPITFDITHYATGTGSIIEAFDKVKHLVKNIHLSNYSDGNEHKLLEEGDINIIEFLKYLTQIQYKGLLTLEFDFENKLRNKIVDDEDAVNRLQKSREFVLNIIK, from the coding sequence ATGAAATTATCAATCTCTACAGGAATGTACTATAGGAAAGATCATAATGAAATATTAGAAATAATTAAAAAATCGGGATTTGAAAATATTGAGTTGTTTATGAATCAATCATTTGTAGATTTAGAAGAGAATATCATTGTGGATTCTATTTTAAATCATAGTTTAAATGCAGTGAGTATTCATACACCACTAGAATTTATTGTATTTGAGAGAAAGCAAAATGAAGAATATTGGATTAATAAAAGTTGTAAACTTGCTATAAGATTAAATTCAGAATTGATAAATACGCATATGGTATTAGGAAAAAATTTTGAATCAACAGATTTAACGATGGATGAAATTCATAAAAAGAATCTTTTATCACGATCATTAGGCAGTGGCATTATTTTGACTACAGAAAATATGCCTGCGTACTGTAAAGAAACTTTTCTTGGAAGGTATGAAGAATTTAGTGACTTTTGTTTGAAAGAAAATATACCGATCACATTTGATATTACACATTATGCCACGGGTACTGGTAGTATCATAGAGGCCTTTGATAAAGTTAAGCACTTAGTTAAAAATATTCATTTGAGTAATTATAGCGATGGAAATGAACATAAACTTTTAGAGGAGGGCGATATTAATATAATTGAGTTTTTGAAATATTTAACTCAAATTCAATATAAGGGGTTATTAACCTTAGAGTTTGATTTTGAAAATAAGCTTAGAAACAAAATTGTAGATGATGAAGATGCTGTGAATAGGCTACAGAAAAGTAGAGAATTTGTTTTAAATATAATAAAATAG
- a CDS encoding PadR family transcriptional regulator, which yields MNTQLKKGALELCVLAQLMSKDQYGYELIEAISTKMSIASGTLYLILKRFKVEDYVETYLVESAEGPARKYYHITEKGIEYFHKLKSEWDEFVIAVSELVN from the coding sequence TTGAATACACAATTAAAAAAAGGAGCTTTAGAATTATGTGTATTGGCTCAACTAATGTCGAAAGACCAATACGGATATGAGCTGATAGAAGCTATCTCTACAAAGATGTCTATCGCATCTGGGACATTATATTTGATTTTAAAACGATTTAAAGTTGAAGATTACGTAGAGACATATTTGGTAGAATCAGCGGAAGGTCCAGCAAGAAAATACTACCACATAACAGAAAAGGGAATTGAGTACTTTCATAAACTCAAGTCAGAATGGGACGAATTTGTAATAGCTGTTAGTGAATTAGTAAATTGA
- a CDS encoding DUF4097 family beta strand repeat-containing protein, whose translation MTKNEYLEKLKEILTGIETDLAREIVEDYEEHFEMGLKKGKTEEQVCEELGDINEIAKELEGLEKQIKSSNATHEIKTAQNTELITSPDTEWKQERTEEVKLKDIIVDALSADVIVLPSGNNKITINFENYGNLKQKMMYELKSWQEGDKIYAKIISKESISGFFTYFKTPQMKIEIKIPDYFPNLHLTSTSGDMRLNGAKSNEVAVNTMSGDIEVLNFHTKTMQLQSQSGDVNMQNSNGDSLSCNSTSGDLRFMEVNFKNFNLESSSGEIQVHRAEGDNITSRSKSGGISFRDCKMNRMDLKTSSGDVTILNVLADYSYMQSTSGDVKAEGSTISQILLQSTSGDVMTSRIKSDVINLSSKSGDVRATAESKEWKASSISGGVSITAENDATIKVNSVSGDVSLQLQNQGNGYEANIRTVSGMRSLTFEGSSSKLYRNGSYVFGNGGCKIEASTTSGDIKIRG comes from the coding sequence ATGACAAAGAATGAATATTTGGAAAAGTTAAAAGAAATCTTAACTGGTATTGAAACTGATCTTGCAAGAGAAATAGTAGAAGATTATGAAGAACATTTTGAAATGGGGCTAAAAAAGGGAAAAACAGAAGAGCAAGTCTGTGAAGAACTGGGGGATATTAATGAAATTGCTAAGGAATTAGAGGGATTAGAGAAACAAATCAAATCATCAAATGCCACTCATGAAATAAAAACAGCTCAAAATACAGAATTAATCACATCTCCAGATACGGAATGGAAGCAAGAGAGGACAGAAGAAGTTAAATTAAAGGATATAATTGTAGATGCATTATCTGCAGATGTTATTGTTTTGCCTTCAGGAAATAATAAGATAACTATCAATTTTGAGAATTATGGGAATTTAAAACAAAAGATGATGTATGAATTGAAGTCTTGGCAAGAGGGAGATAAAATTTATGCAAAGATTATAAGTAAAGAATCAATTTCTGGATTCTTCACTTATTTTAAGACACCACAAATGAAAATAGAAATTAAAATACCAGATTATTTTCCTAATTTACATTTAACTTCAACAAGTGGTGATATGAGGTTGAATGGAGCAAAAAGTAATGAGGTAGCTGTGAATACAATGAGTGGTGATATAGAAGTACTAAACTTCCATACGAAAACAATGCAGTTACAATCCCAAAGTGGTGATGTAAATATGCAAAACAGCAATGGTGATTCACTAAGTTGCAATAGTACAAGTGGTGACTTACGATTCATGGAAGTAAACTTTAAAAACTTTAATTTAGAGTCCAGTAGCGGAGAGATTCAAGTTCATAGAGCAGAAGGAGATAATATTACCAGTAGAAGTAAATCGGGTGGGATTTCATTTCGAGATTGTAAAATGAATCGTATGGATTTAAAGACTTCAAGCGGTGATGTTACTATTTTAAATGTATTAGCAGATTATTCTTATATGCAAAGTACCAGCGGTGATGTAAAAGCGGAAGGATCAACGATATCTCAAATCTTGCTCCAAAGTACCAGTGGAGATGTGATGACGTCAAGGATTAAGAGTGATGTTATAAATCTCTCCAGTAAAAGTGGAGATGTACGTGCAACGGCTGAATCAAAGGAGTGGAAAGCATCCTCTATTAGTGGAGGAGTATCTATAACAGCGGAAAACGACGCAACAATAAAAGTTAATTCTGTTAGTGGTGATGTAAGTTTGCAGTTACAAAATCAAGGGAATGGGTATGAGGCTAATATTCGAACCGTAAGTGGTATGCGTAGCCTTACTTTTGAAGGAAGTAGTAGCAAACTATATCGCAATGGAAGTTATGTTTTTGGAAATGGTGGATGTAAGATTGAAGCTAGCACAACTTCTGGTGATATTAAAATTCGTGGATAA
- a CDS encoding leucine-rich repeat protein, with protein MKVLNQRIYFAVGFILLILLLQPVVSIHAAEESTYYLTRKANKVIYCGEEVVVISENITEEDYTYSDPLLSEGLIKFDQAKKLILAKGVTKVDTNFIANCFPNLEEIYFSETVKNLDQTVSPWIINPTIIKFEVAKSNSYFTSENGVLYNKEKTILYAYPPSATNTIYTVPNSVKTINENAFSNALKLKKVSFGEKITTNNLGRICLNLRNVTKYSVAVKNPYICVKQGVIFNKTGDSLLVFPLGKGGKYVIPKGTKTIGDFAFYQSKVKNLIILEGVIKLGSAVFGEASIVKISIPSTLTSLEDSLSELYYLQEITVAAKNKNYASYDGILYDKKLTMILHYPLACKNKVLRYPDSVQSIDLTLRNANINQLVLSNNIKQITGYKDYNLGNVFEKITLSSKNTYFSMYEGSLYNKSKTELIIYGGGEIATFPKELKKLSLYGIYSGKIKEIHISSNVSEIELGYLNGLFDIPTLEKLIVEDGNQKYCFENGLLMNKERTYVYDADRTLKDLNLPEGIQTINTNLVLNNKKIERIVLPSSFIQKESEINWNMDLPNLKEIVVNAGNSMYESKEGVLYTKELKKLLHYPSKKTDETFMMPKDVVEGNVSSLLRNPYVRSITLSDGFKEFNYAQYRSYYSDVKKEYALKEILVGENSQYYTSIQGILYNKDKTELICYPAGADLEEYIVPDTVTELSGLVVNTHMKKLVLGKAVKDISLQWNDDYTQSSLLLPSLQEVVVDASNAKYTTLDGILYDKELTTMIFYPGNSMKETITIPKTVKYLFAVSGGRYTPKVPVNAYLKTVIIEEGSRYLKAKGREVYSKFGREEAF; from the coding sequence ATGAAAGTACTGAATCAAAGAATCTATTTTGCAGTAGGTTTTATTTTATTAATTTTATTACTACAACCAGTGGTAAGTATTCATGCAGCGGAAGAAAGCACGTATTATTTAACAAGAAAAGCAAATAAAGTAATCTATTGCGGAGAAGAAGTAGTAGTAATAAGTGAGAATATTACAGAAGAAGACTATACATATTCAGACCCCTTGCTATCGGAAGGGCTGATAAAATTTGATCAAGCTAAGAAACTGATATTAGCGAAGGGAGTTACAAAGGTAGATACGAATTTTATTGCAAATTGTTTTCCAAACCTTGAGGAAATTTATTTTTCTGAAACGGTAAAGAATTTGGATCAAACAGTTTCGCCTTGGATTATCAATCCTACAATCATTAAATTTGAAGTAGCAAAAAGCAATTCATATTTTACATCAGAAAATGGGGTCTTATATAACAAAGAAAAAACGATATTGTATGCTTATCCACCATCTGCAACTAACACCATATATACGGTACCTAATTCCGTAAAAACAATCAATGAGAATGCTTTTAGTAATGCATTGAAGCTAAAAAAAGTTAGCTTTGGTGAAAAGATTACTACGAATAATTTAGGGAGAATTTGCTTAAATTTACGAAATGTTACCAAATATAGTGTTGCAGTGAAAAATCCTTATATCTGTGTAAAACAGGGAGTCATATTTAATAAAACAGGAGATAGCCTTTTAGTGTTTCCATTAGGAAAGGGTGGGAAATATGTGATTCCCAAAGGTACTAAAACAATTGGAGATTTTGCTTTTTATCAATCCAAAGTAAAGAATTTAATTATTTTAGAAGGCGTAATAAAGTTGGGCAGCGCAGTATTTGGAGAGGCATCGATTGTTAAAATCAGTATTCCAAGTACTTTAACTAGTTTAGAAGATTCGCTTTCGGAGTTATATTACTTACAGGAAATTACAGTTGCAGCAAAGAATAAAAATTATGCCTCTTATGATGGTATTTTATACGATAAGAAACTTACTATGATTTTACATTATCCTTTGGCTTGTAAGAACAAAGTATTACGATATCCGGATTCTGTTCAAAGCATTGATTTAACTCTTCGTAATGCAAATATAAACCAGCTAGTTCTTTCTAATAATATAAAACAAATCACTGGTTATAAAGATTATAATTTGGGAAATGTGTTTGAGAAAATCACTCTTTCCTCGAAAAATACATATTTTAGCATGTATGAGGGTTCACTTTATAATAAGTCAAAAACAGAACTTATCATCTATGGGGGTGGAGAGATTGCCACATTTCCAAAGGAATTAAAGAAGCTTAGCTTATATGGAATTTATTCTGGGAAAATAAAAGAAATACATATTTCAAGCAATGTAAGTGAGATTGAATTAGGATATCTTAATGGACTATTTGATATCCCTACGTTAGAAAAGCTTATAGTGGAAGATGGAAATCAAAAGTATTGCTTTGAAAATGGACTACTTATGAATAAGGAACGTACTTATGTATATGATGCTGACCGAACTTTGAAAGATTTAAATCTTCCTGAGGGAATTCAGACAATCAACACGAATCTTGTACTTAATAATAAAAAAATAGAACGAATTGTGTTGCCATCATCATTTATCCAGAAAGAGTCTGAGATTAACTGGAATATGGATTTGCCAAATCTTAAAGAAATCGTAGTAAATGCGGGAAATTCCATGTATGAGAGCAAAGAGGGTGTGCTATATACAAAGGAGCTAAAAAAGTTACTTCATTATCCGAGCAAAAAGACAGATGAGACATTTATGATGCCAAAGGATGTTGTTGAAGGAAATGTGTCATCCTTATTGCGTAATCCATATGTAAGAAGTATAACCTTATCGGATGGTTTTAAAGAGTTTAATTATGCACAGTATCGTTCGTATTATTCAGATGTTAAAAAAGAATATGCTCTAAAAGAGATTTTAGTAGGTGAAAACAGCCAATATTATACGTCTATCCAAGGGATTTTATATAATAAGGATAAAACAGAGCTTATCTGTTATCCAGCGGGAGCAGATTTGGAGGAATATATTGTGCCGGATACTGTGACAGAACTTTCTGGCCTCGTGGTGAATACTCATATGAAAAAGCTAGTACTTGGAAAGGCTGTTAAAGATATCAGTTTACAATGGAATGATGATTATACCCAAAGTTCTTTGTTGTTGCCATCCTTACAAGAAGTGGTAGTGGATGCATCGAATGCAAAATATACAACATTAGATGGAATCTTGTATGATAAGGAACTTACTACGATGATTTTTTATCCTGGAAATTCGATGAAGGAAACAATCACTATTCCAAAGACGGTGAAATATTTATTTGCCGTTTCAGGAGGAAGATACACTCCTAAGGTTCCAGTGAATGCGTACTTGAAGACTGTTATAATAGAAGAAGGCAGTAGATATCTGAAGGCGAAGGGGAGAGAGGTGTATAGTAAATTTGGGCGTGAAGAAGCGTTTTAA